The following proteins come from a genomic window of Salvia hispanica cultivar TCC Black 2014 chromosome 4, UniMelb_Shisp_WGS_1.0, whole genome shotgun sequence:
- the LOC125217897 gene encoding vesicle-associated protein 2-2, with amino-acid sequence MNTQLVEIQPRELKFKCEVKKQSTCSVHLLNATDQYVAFKVKTTSPKKYCVRPNIGIIKPKSNYDFTVTMQAQKSVPSDMQCKDKFLIQSTVVPYGTSEEEITSSMFAKQTQKYIEETKLRVILTSAPSSPEKQQATVLSQQEPSNDFFMPKDHYSPDFMPVNGVAKQEPHYEAPIPKEHHSPVLLPVNGINKQEPHYEAPILEDTLQNVVADSLLPDLPQTKPVKAVDFAKNMEESRSVKVMESEKPIPAKDDNSKQVEDLEAVKLKLTKEIEELRSTISAMDSKLIEAEYTIEKLKVEKSNTIREKETLKQDLAMSNPKSAVRKVQVGFPPLFVCMVALISLIIGSMFRG; translated from the exons ATGAATACTCAGCTCGTGGAGATTCAGCCTCGTGAACTTAAATTCAAAT GTGAGGTGAAGAAACAGAGCACATGTTCTGTTCACCTTCTGAATGCCACTGACCAGTATGTAGCTTTCAAG GTAAAAACTACCTCGCCAAAGAAGTACTGCGTTAGGCCTAATATCGGTATAATCAAGCCAAAGTCGAATTATGATTTCACAG TGACCATGCAAGCCCAGAAATCGGTCCCCTCAGACATGCAATGCAAAGATAAATTCCTAATTCAGAGCACTGTGGTACCATATGGCACAAGTGAGGAAGAGATTACCTCTAGCATG TTCGCTAAACAAACTCAAAAGTACATCGAAGAGACCAAGCTCAGGGTTATTCTTACTAGTGCGCCGAGTTCTCCTGAAAAGCAACAAGCTACAGTACTTTCACAGCAAGAGCCCtctaatgatttttttatgccGAAAGATCACTATTCACCTGATTTTATGCCTGTTAATGGAGTTGCCAAGCAAGAACCACATTATGAGGCTCCAATTCCAAAAGAACACCATTCACCTGTTTTGCTGCCTGTTAATGGAATTAACAAGCAAGAACCGCATTATGAGGCTCCGATTCTGGAAGATACTTTGCAGAATGTAGTCGCGGATTCCCTTCTTCCTGACCTG CCACAAACCAAGCCAGTAAAGGCTGTCGATTTTGCCAAAAACATGGAAGAGTCTAGATCGGTAAAGGTCATGGAGAGTGAGAAGCCAATTCCTGCCAAGGATGATAACTCAAAGCAAGTGGAAGATCTAGAAGCAGTGAAATTGAAGCTTACAAAAGAGATCGAAGAATTGAGATCAACAATCAGTGCCATGGACTCGAAGCTGATTGAG GCAGAGTACACTATTGAGAAGCTAAAGGTAGAAAAGAGCAACACCATCCGTGAAAAGGAAACTTTGAAGCAAGACCTG GCAATGTCGAATCCAAAGAGTGCTGTGAGAAAAGTCCAAGTTGGGTTCCCCCCGTTGTTCGTCTGCATGGTCGCTCTCATCAGTTTGATAATCGGGAGTATGTTTCGAGGTTAG